A genomic window from Gemmatimonadaceae bacterium includes:
- a CDS encoding cyclic nucleotide-binding domain-containing protein, with translation MSDVVELLRGVAIFQNLDDGELARVAEVCRTKEFVSGEYIFKEGEAGSRLYLIVEGDVRISRVVPGSGEEALAVLKPGALFGEMSVFDRSERSTDAISNGGTKVLTISRSDFELLLDFNREIAYKVLWSCVRLLSGRLRATNDSLRSFLAMSMF, from the coding sequence ATGTCGGATGTGGTCGAGCTCCTGCGCGGCGTGGCGATCTTCCAGAACCTGGATGACGGCGAGCTCGCGCGCGTCGCCGAGGTCTGCCGCACCAAGGAGTTCGTCTCGGGGGAGTACATCTTCAAGGAAGGCGAGGCCGGCAGCCGCCTCTACTTGATCGTCGAGGGCGACGTGCGCATCTCGCGCGTGGTGCCCGGCAGCGGCGAGGAAGCACTGGCCGTGCTCAAGCCCGGCGCCCTCTTCGGCGAGATGTCGGTGTTCGACCGCTCCGAGCGCTCCACCGACGCCATCTCCAACGGCGGCACCAAGGTGCTGACCATCTCGCGCAGCGACTTCGAGCTGCTACTCGACTTCAACCGCGAGATCGCGTACAAGGTGCTGTGGAGTTGCGTCCGCCTGCTCTCGGGCCGGTTGCGCGCGACGAATGATTCGCTGCGGTCGTTCTTGGCGATGTCGATGTTCTGA
- a CDS encoding inorganic diphosphatase, with protein MIHPWKDLAPGRTPPEVVTAVIEIPQGARNKYELDKESGLFRLDRVLYSAVHYPGDYGLIPRTLHEDNDPLDVLVMIKEPTFTGCLIDVRPVGVLKMLDKGEPDDKILAVPVDDPMHGEYFDIADLPQHQLKEIEHFFAIYKDLEGKRVEVVGWGKSDEAMRIIDESIVRYAEAYLSQGP; from the coding sequence GTGATCCACCCCTGGAAGGACCTCGCGCCCGGGCGCACGCCGCCGGAAGTCGTCACGGCCGTCATCGAGATCCCGCAGGGCGCGCGCAACAAGTATGAGTTGGACAAAGAGTCCGGCCTGTTCCGCCTCGACCGCGTACTGTACTCCGCCGTGCACTATCCCGGCGACTACGGGCTCATCCCGCGCACGCTGCACGAGGACAACGACCCGCTCGACGTCCTCGTGATGATCAAGGAGCCGACATTCACCGGCTGCTTGATCGACGTGCGGCCGGTGGGCGTGCTCAAGATGCTCGACAAGGGCGAGCCTGACGACAAGATCCTGGCCGTGCCCGTGGATGACCCGATGCACGGCGAGTACTTCGACATCGCCGACCTGCCGCAGCACCAGCTCAAGGAAATCGAGCACTTCTTCGCGATCTACAAGGACCTCGAGGGCAAGCGCGTCGAGGTGGTGGGATGGGGCAAGAGCGACGAGGCGATGCGCATCATCGACGAAAGCATCGTGCGCTACGCCGAGGCCTACCTCTCGCAGGGACCGTAG
- the ccsA gene encoding cytochrome c biogenesis protein CcsA: MTHSSMARPRAGFDWLMLAAVALMAGALVRAIWFTPPDRLQGYAQKIFYIHLPSAWVAFLAFGLTAIAGGVWLFIKDARLDRFAESSAEVGVIFTTGVLISGPLWGKPIWGAWWVWDARLTLTLFLWFLYLGYLVLRSAVDDREARARYSAVVGILGALLIPFIHLSVYLFRTQHPTPIVANTAGIQMPPVMITTLFLSLGAFTVLYLALVRQRMALAAERDALLDASTAE, encoded by the coding sequence ATGACTCACTCCTCGATGGCGCGCCCGCGCGCCGGCTTCGATTGGCTGATGCTTGCCGCCGTCGCGCTGATGGCCGGCGCGCTCGTCCGCGCCATTTGGTTCACGCCGCCGGACCGCTTGCAGGGCTACGCGCAGAAGATCTTCTACATCCACCTGCCCTCGGCCTGGGTGGCCTTCCTCGCCTTCGGCCTCACGGCGATCGCCGGCGGCGTGTGGCTCTTCATCAAGGACGCGCGCCTCGACCGCTTCGCCGAGTCCTCGGCCGAGGTCGGGGTGATCTTCACCACCGGCGTGCTCATTTCGGGGCCGCTCTGGGGCAAGCCGATCTGGGGTGCCTGGTGGGTGTGGGACGCGCGGCTCACGCTGACGCTGTTCCTGTGGTTCCTCTACCTGGGCTACCTCGTGCTGCGCAGCGCCGTGGACGACCGCGAGGCGCGGGCACGCTACTCGGCCGTCGTCGGCATCCTTGGCGCGCTGCTGATCCCATTCATCCACCTCAGCGTGTACCTGTTCCGCACGCAGCACCCGACGCCGATCGTGGCCAACACCGCGGGTATCCAGATGCCGCCGGTGATGATCACGACGCTGTTCCTCTCGCTCGGCGCCTTCACCGTGCTGTATCTCGCGCTGGTGCGGCAGCGGATGGCGCTGGCCGCCGAACGCGATGCGCTCCTCGACGCCTCGACGGCGGAGTGA
- the ccmA gene encoding heme ABC exporter ATP-binding protein CcmA, with translation MTALLDASGLARSFGTRRAVDGVRFALAGGEALALFGPNGAGKTTLLRLLAGLLKPDAGQARIAGELLPATAARARIGLISHRTMLYDTLTARENVLFAARLYGLADPDAATQQALDQLRVADRAEVPVRALSRGLQQRVAIARAIVHEPDVLLADEPYTGLDEQGAGALTGLLRERRSAGAALVVVTHQLQEGLAVASHAAVMRAGQFLRLESTAGLDAARYATEYRGMFS, from the coding sequence GTGACGGCGTTGCTCGACGCGTCCGGCCTCGCGCGCAGCTTCGGTACGCGCCGCGCCGTGGATGGCGTACGGTTCGCCCTCGCTGGGGGAGAGGCGCTGGCGCTCTTTGGCCCCAACGGCGCTGGCAAGACCACGCTGCTGCGGCTGCTCGCCGGACTGCTCAAGCCCGATGCCGGGCAGGCACGCATTGCGGGCGAGCTGTTGCCCGCCACTGCCGCCCGTGCGCGCATCGGGCTCATCTCGCATCGCACGATGCTCTACGACACGCTCACCGCGCGCGAGAACGTGTTGTTCGCGGCGCGGCTGTACGGCCTCGCCGACCCGGATGCCGCTACGCAGCAGGCCCTCGACCAACTGCGCGTGGCTGACCGCGCCGAAGTGCCGGTGCGGGCGCTCTCGCGCGGTCTGCAACAGCGTGTGGCCATCGCGCGGGCCATCGTGCACGAGCCGGATGTCCTGCTCGCCGACGAGCCCTACACGGGCCTCGACGAGCAGGGCGCCGGCGCGCTCACCGGACTCTTGCGCGAACGCCGCAGCGCCGGTGCGGCGCTGGTGGTCGTGACGCACCAGTTGCAGGAAGGCCTCGCCGTCGCGTCGCACGCGGCGGTGATGCGCGCCGGCCAGTTCCTGCGCCTCGAATCCACCGCCGGACTCGACGCCGCACGCTATGCCACCGAGTACCGAGGAATGTTCTCGTGA
- a CDS encoding STAS domain-containing protein, whose protein sequence is MAATMTYHSPDPILVPLVCPPRLTTEHRVDFRRDALHALDAALAVGARAVTLDLGAVVEIDASGLGVLILLQKRARELGMRTRLVQVPGVVEQLLKETQMAPLFDIVRTG, encoded by the coding sequence GTGGCCGCGACTATGACCTATCACAGCCCGGACCCCATCCTCGTGCCCCTAGTGTGTCCGCCCCGACTCACCACTGAGCATCGGGTGGATTTCCGCCGCGATGCGCTGCACGCGCTCGACGCCGCGTTGGCAGTCGGCGCACGGGCGGTCACGCTGGACCTCGGCGCGGTCGTGGAGATCGACGCCAGCGGACTCGGCGTCTTGATTCTCCTGCAGAAGCGGGCCCGTGAGCTGGGGATGCGCACGCGTCTCGTGCAGGTGCCCGGCGTGGTCGAGCAGCTCCTCAAGGAGACGCAGATGGCTCCCCTCTTCGACATCGTCCGCACCGGATAG
- a CDS encoding DsbA family protein: protein MARKSPGSNKSFGAIVAVVVVVGVAVLGYVVSRPRQVQQIDLATMPKVEAAGILKGNPDAPVQVIEFADFECPACGNFAMVTMPDVMKRLVETGVVAFRFYDMPGHTNSIPAHNAAHCANEQGKFWEMHDLIYAGQFDWNTQATRNPKRVLQRYAERIGLDVNQWSECVDSGRQLPQISANREESARFRARYTPTFVIGGTVVDGSIPYDEFKRYVDAALAQATTMAQPPGR from the coding sequence GTGGCCCGCAAGTCTCCCGGTTCAAACAAGTCCTTCGGCGCGATCGTCGCCGTCGTCGTGGTGGTCGGCGTGGCCGTCCTCGGGTACGTCGTGTCGCGTCCGCGCCAGGTCCAGCAGATCGACCTCGCCACGATGCCCAAGGTCGAGGCGGCGGGAATCCTCAAGGGCAATCCCGATGCGCCGGTGCAGGTGATCGAGTTCGCGGACTTCGAGTGTCCCGCCTGCGGCAACTTCGCGATGGTGACGATGCCGGACGTGATGAAGCGCCTGGTCGAGACCGGCGTGGTGGCGTTCCGCTTCTACGATATGCCCGGGCACACCAATTCGATCCCCGCCCACAATGCGGCGCACTGCGCCAACGAGCAGGGCAAGTTCTGGGAGATGCACGACCTCATCTACGCGGGCCAGTTCGACTGGAACACCCAGGCGACCCGGAACCCGAAGCGCGTGCTGCAACGCTATGCCGAGCGCATCGGGCTCGACGTGAACCAGTGGAGCGAGTGCGTGGACTCCGGCCGGCAACTGCCGCAGATCTCCGCGAACCGCGAGGAGTCGGCTCGCTTCCGCGCCCGCTACACCCCGACGTTCGTCATCGGCGGCACCGTCGTCGATGGATCGATCCCGTACGACGAGTTCAAGCGCTACGTGGACGCGGCCCTCGCGCAGGCCACCACGATGGCGCAGCCGCCGGGCAGGTGA
- a CDS encoding DUF2461 domain-containing protein — MSAFAGFAPESLKFLRGLKRHNEKPWFEANRAVYERAVKEPLRRLAEELDVRFATLAPEFVAPPKRALFRIHRDVRFSKDKSPYKTHAALWVFHRDAGRGVGRSVGEAHGGAGFYFHLEPGASMVAAGYWMPPRPALNRIRERLLEDHRPFATLLKAPAFVRRFGGLTDDEPGVKLTRVPRGVAPDHPAAELLRFNSFTASRMLSDAEALSPRLVDNILKDYAALLPMVRWLNAAMGHGSATAR; from the coding sequence GTGAGCGCGTTCGCCGGCTTCGCGCCGGAGTCGCTCAAGTTTCTCCGGGGCCTCAAGCGGCACAACGAGAAGCCGTGGTTCGAGGCCAACCGTGCCGTCTACGAGCGCGCGGTGAAGGAGCCGTTGCGGCGCCTCGCCGAGGAGCTGGACGTGCGCTTTGCGACGCTGGCGCCCGAGTTCGTCGCGCCGCCGAAGCGCGCGCTGTTCCGCATCCACCGCGACGTGCGCTTCAGCAAGGACAAGTCGCCGTACAAGACGCACGCGGCATTGTGGGTCTTCCACCGCGATGCCGGTCGGGGCGTGGGCCGCAGCGTGGGTGAGGCGCACGGCGGCGCGGGGTTCTACTTCCATCTCGAGCCCGGCGCCTCGATGGTCGCCGCCGGATACTGGATGCCGCCGCGTCCGGCGCTGAACCGCATCCGCGAGCGCCTGCTCGAGGATCACCGCCCCTTCGCGACGCTGCTCAAGGCCCCGGCCTTCGTACGGCGCTTCGGCGGACTCACCGACGACGAGCCGGGCGTGAAGCTGACGCGGGTGCCGCGCGGCGTGGCGCCGGATCATCCGGCGGCGGAGCTGCTGCGCTTCAACTCGTTCACGGCCTCGCGGATGCTCAGCGACGCCGAGGCGCTCTCGCCGCGGCTCGTGGACAACATCCTGAAGGACTACGCGGCATTGCTTCCGATGGTCCGCTGGCTCAACGCCGCGATGGGCCACGGCAGCGCGACGGCGCGCTAG
- a CDS encoding heme exporter protein CcmB, translating to MSRGAPPAALAAAWLVARKDLAIEFRSRSAFLSALVLSLLSLVIFYFAWDPTAVAAVDVAPGILWVTFTFSGLLGLHRSFGVEAQERAMDALLVAPIARESLFLGKAFANLIFVLGVQLVALPALALFYNLPLGTTLGPLALVMVASAIGLTCVGTLFAGITSNTRMAELLLPVLALPFFVPIVLPAAQMTAKLLAGRPFAESIGWLRILLAFDLVFLYACTIAFPFTLED from the coding sequence GTGAGCCGCGGCGCGCCGCCCGCGGCCCTCGCTGCCGCCTGGCTCGTGGCCCGCAAGGACCTCGCGATCGAGTTCCGCTCGCGCTCGGCCTTCCTCTCCGCGCTCGTGCTCTCGCTGCTCTCGTTGGTGATCTTCTACTTCGCCTGGGACCCGACGGCCGTCGCCGCGGTGGATGTCGCGCCGGGGATCCTGTGGGTGACGTTCACGTTCTCCGGCCTGCTGGGCCTGCACCGCTCGTTCGGCGTGGAGGCGCAGGAGCGCGCGATGGACGCGCTGCTCGTCGCGCCGATCGCCCGCGAGTCCCTCTTCCTCGGCAAGGCCTTCGCGAACCTCATCTTCGTGCTGGGCGTTCAGTTGGTGGCCCTGCCGGCGCTGGCGCTGTTCTACAACCTGCCGCTTGGCACCACGCTGGGGCCGCTGGCGCTGGTGATGGTCGCCAGCGCCATCGGCTTGACCTGCGTGGGAACGTTGTTCGCCGGCATCACGTCCAACACGCGGATGGCGGAGTTGCTGCTGCCGGTGCTCGCGCTGCCGTTCTTCGTGCCCATCGTCTTGCCGGCGGCGCAGATGACGGCCAAGCTCCTCGCGGGGCGGCCGTTCGCCGAGTCCATCGGCTGGCTGCGCATCCTGCTCGCGTTCGACCTCGTCTTCCTCTACGCCTGCACCATCGCGTTTCCCTTTACGCTCGAAGACTGA
- a CDS encoding M20/M25/M40 family metallo-hydrolase, with translation MGAQNPSTLGLQRDARISAAMAEVSPARFRAMDSVLVSFGTRHTMSDTLSSTRGVGAARRWIYAELQRASRDCGGCLRVEYDTGTAVITRHIERPRWPIVNVVAWLPGRDPNRVVVIGGHFDSCVCSSPNPMDATGDAPGADDDGSGTVAVMELARVVGKHFPQGLDATIAFVLYTGEEQGLLGSTQFAERLQREGKTVTAAFTDDIIGNVVADDGRVDSTSVRVFAVDSLAVGGGELARYVWAIGALYQPDFEVLPVLRLDRLGRGGDHAPFHRQGIPALRFSERLENYKRQHLVTDTFEHVNFGYIAKVARLNLATVVSLAAAPSRPTRTAYSRDRESGGQSFNIRWDSVPGVSGYELLVRRTTAPTYTRIVPAGLATSFLLDEQLDDVWVGVRTVGANGHRSLTTVVGAPNAPRLPNPPRTTP, from the coding sequence TTGGGCGCACAGAATCCCTCCACGCTCGGCTTGCAGCGCGACGCCCGCATTTCGGCGGCGATGGCGGAGGTCTCGCCGGCACGGTTCCGCGCGATGGATTCGGTGCTCGTGTCCTTCGGCACGCGGCACACGATGAGCGACACGCTGTCCAGCACGCGAGGCGTCGGGGCGGCGCGGCGGTGGATCTACGCTGAGTTGCAGCGCGCGTCGCGGGACTGCGGGGGCTGCCTCCGCGTGGAGTACGACACGGGGACCGCGGTCATCACGCGCCACATCGAGCGTCCGCGCTGGCCGATCGTGAACGTCGTCGCCTGGCTGCCGGGGCGCGACCCCAACCGCGTGGTGGTGATCGGCGGGCACTTCGACTCCTGCGTCTGCTCGTCGCCCAACCCGATGGACGCCACCGGCGACGCGCCCGGCGCCGACGATGACGGCTCAGGCACGGTGGCGGTGATGGAGCTCGCGCGGGTGGTGGGCAAGCACTTCCCGCAGGGGCTGGACGCAACGATCGCCTTCGTGCTCTACACGGGCGAGGAGCAGGGCCTGCTGGGCTCGACGCAGTTCGCCGAACGGCTGCAGCGTGAGGGCAAGACGGTGACGGCGGCGTTCACCGACGACATTATCGGCAATGTGGTGGCCGACGACGGCCGCGTGGACTCGACTTCCGTCCGCGTGTTCGCGGTGGACTCGCTGGCGGTCGGCGGCGGCGAGCTGGCGCGCTACGTGTGGGCGATCGGTGCGCTCTACCAGCCGGACTTCGAGGTCCTGCCGGTGCTGCGCCTCGACCGCCTGGGCCGCGGCGGCGACCACGCACCGTTCCATCGGCAGGGCATTCCGGCGCTGCGCTTCTCGGAGCGGCTCGAGAACTACAAGCGGCAGCACCTCGTCACCGACACCTTCGAGCACGTCAACTTCGGCTACATCGCCAAGGTGGCGCGCCTGAATTTGGCGACCGTGGTCTCGCTGGCGGCGGCGCCATCGCGGCCGACGCGCACGGCCTACAGCCGGGACCGTGAATCCGGCGGGCAGAGCTTCAACATCCGCTGGGACAGCGTCCCCGGCGTCAGCGGCTACGAGCTGCTCGTGCGTCGCACGACGGCGCCGACGTATACGCGCATCGTGCCGGCAGGCCTGGCTACGAGCTTCCTGCTCGACGAGCAACTCGACGACGTGTGGGTGGGCGTGCGCACGGTGGGCGCGAACGGGCACCGCTCGCTGACGACGGTCGTGGGCGCGCCGAACGCCCCACGCCTGCCGAACCCACCGCGCACGACGCCGTGA
- a CDS encoding DUF1707 and DUF2154 domain-containing protein translates to MTLELEREDVVQKLCAAYARDQLTTGELEARLERVYKSADRAQLNTVLDGLPAIQIQRLGEPAPPPVPLSAPVPAAPRSPLPPERQRGRGLGPGEKRYAAVMSEIKKEGAWTPTPLILASTIMGSVLLDFRETPIPAEGVDIQADVFMGDLKIILPPGLPADVDCSSFMGSVADKSKAGVPGAPTIRVTGNTIMGGITVITKVPRREGESAFRERMRSWLGSGE, encoded by the coding sequence ATGACCCTCGAGCTCGAACGCGAAGACGTCGTCCAGAAGCTCTGCGCCGCGTACGCACGCGACCAACTGACCACCGGTGAGCTGGAGGCGCGCCTCGAGCGCGTGTACAAGTCCGCCGACCGCGCACAGCTCAATACGGTCCTCGACGGACTGCCGGCGATCCAGATCCAACGCCTCGGTGAGCCCGCGCCGCCGCCGGTACCGCTGAGCGCGCCCGTGCCGGCAGCACCCCGCAGTCCGCTGCCGCCCGAACGCCAGCGCGGCCGAGGGCTCGGCCCCGGCGAGAAGCGCTACGCCGCCGTGATGAGCGAAATCAAGAAAGAAGGCGCGTGGACGCCGACGCCGTTGATTCTCGCGAGCACGATTATGGGCAGCGTGCTGCTCGACTTCCGCGAGACGCCGATTCCGGCCGAAGGCGTGGACATCCAGGCCGACGTGTTTATGGGCGACCTCAAGATCATCCTGCCGCCTGGGCTACCGGCGGACGTGGACTGCTCGTCGTTTATGGGCTCGGTGGCGGACAAGTCCAAGGCCGGCGTGCCGGGTGCGCCGACCATCCGCGTCACCGGCAACACGATTATGGGCGGCATCACCGTGATCACGAAGGTGCCGCGGCGCGAAGGCGAGAGCGCGTTCCGCGAGCGGATGCGGAGCTGGCTCGGTAGCGGAGAGTAG
- a CDS encoding Ig-like domain-containing protein, producing the protein MVRFALRRISRTAVALLLTLPLIAGCETATAPAPRVAALVIANAGDSLDLGGTRQLVATATSASGSTISGAPVTWTTSASAVATVSEGGLVTAVGVGSTFITATSGTATRSVAVHVRYPPCAASTQAALAIGGSRNGSIGGAGSCILYGAYRAFGYPVTFSGSGGARFTVSATGFVPLLFLLDADGWVLEGAFSTDGVTATMRTVQHAGTYHLFVGADDVPAVTNSFELSSAVTGGNCGTGITATITLGGEASAAVGDASCTLLAGPAAEGWRLTLAAPQRVRVSATSADFAPVVAITGPLLEFLDANVAFLPGTTSVTRMLQAGEYLLWGGTFAGNSGTVTLSVEESVPCPAAGVLALPSTVNGALAITDCPMEGYPSAFGDPWTLTLDAPTMVELNLTSAGFDTYLELRTADDEFLDADDDGGAGTDSRLVRMLPAGTYRVWATSFHGGVTGSYALSAAVAGAGLMAPPEGTSAPSAKPGRPRSGPTGAAWGGVRRAPD; encoded by the coding sequence ATGGTCCGGTTCGCGCTGCGCCGCATTTCCCGCACGGCTGTCGCCCTGCTCCTCACGTTGCCGCTCATCGCCGGCTGCGAGACGGCGACGGCGCCGGCGCCGCGCGTGGCGGCGCTGGTCATCGCGAATGCGGGCGATTCTCTCGACCTCGGCGGCACGCGGCAGCTCGTCGCGACGGCCACGAGCGCCAGCGGCTCCACGATCAGCGGGGCCCCGGTGACGTGGACCACGTCGGCGTCGGCCGTCGCGACGGTGTCCGAGGGCGGACTCGTGACGGCGGTGGGCGTCGGATCCACGTTCATCACGGCGACGTCGGGCACGGCCACGCGTTCGGTGGCGGTCCACGTGCGCTATCCGCCCTGCGCGGCGAGCACACAGGCGGCATTGGCGATCGGCGGCTCACGCAACGGGAGCATCGGTGGGGCCGGCAGCTGCATCCTTTATGGTGCGTACCGCGCCTTCGGTTACCCCGTGACGTTTAGCGGGAGCGGCGGGGCGCGCTTCACGGTCTCGGCGACGGGCTTCGTGCCCCTGCTCTTCCTGCTCGACGCCGACGGCTGGGTCTTGGAGGGTGCGTTCAGCACCGACGGCGTCACCGCCACGATGCGGACCGTCCAGCACGCGGGGACCTACCATCTGTTCGTGGGCGCAGACGATGTGCCGGCCGTGACGAACAGCTTTGAACTCAGCAGCGCCGTGACCGGAGGCAACTGCGGCACCGGGATCACCGCGACGATCACGCTGGGCGGCGAGGCCAGCGCAGCCGTGGGCGATGCCTCCTGCACGCTGCTGGCCGGTCCGGCGGCCGAGGGCTGGCGCCTCACGTTAGCCGCGCCGCAGCGCGTGCGCGTCTCGGCCACGTCGGCCGACTTCGCGCCCGTCGTGGCCATCACCGGTCCGCTGCTGGAGTTCCTCGACGCCAACGTCGCGTTCCTTCCGGGAACTACCTCCGTCACGCGGATGCTGCAGGCGGGCGAGTACCTGCTGTGGGGAGGCACCTTCGCGGGAAACAGCGGCACCGTAACCCTCAGCGTGGAGGAGTCGGTACCCTGCCCGGCGGCCGGCGTGCTGGCGCTGCCCAGCACCGTCAACGGCGCGCTGGCGATTACCGACTGCCCGATGGAAGGCTACCCGAGCGCCTTCGGCGACCCGTGGACGCTGACGCTGGACGCTCCGACGATGGTGGAACTCAACCTGACGAGCGCTGGCTTCGACACCTATCTGGAACTGCGCACCGCGGACGACGAATTCCTCGACGCGGACGACGATGGAGGCGCGGGAACCGACTCACGCCTCGTGCGGATGCTGCCGGCGGGCACGTACCGCGTGTGGGCGACGAGCTTCCACGGCGGCGTGACGGGCTCGTACGCGCTCAGTGCCGCGGTGGCGGGCGCCGGGTTGATGGCGCCACCCGAGGGGACGAGCGCGCCGTCGGCGAAGCCGGGGCGGCCGCGTTCCGGGCCTACGGGCGCCGCTTGGGGCGGCGTCCGCCGCGCCCCGGACTAG
- the acs gene encoding acetate--CoA ligase yields MQEIRDLLVENRSFPPAPEFSAQAHVHDRSRHKAADRDFIHYWAEQAATLRWTKPWERVLDWQPPHAKWFIGGQLNVSENCLDRHLAGALRNKAAIIWEGEPGDRRTLTYWELAREVRCFANVLKSLGVTKGDRVGIYLPLIPEAAVAMLACARIGAIHSVVFGGFSPESLRDRMNDAEAKVVITADGGYRRGQVVPLKRNTDKALEGCPSVQHVVVVQRRAGGPIGEAHVDMQEGRDHWYHRLMQHANDQCAPEPMDAEDVLFILYTSGTTGKPKGIVHTTGGYLTGVASSTKMVFDLKDDDVFWCTADVGWITGHSYLVYGPLANGATCVMYEGAPDWPERDRFWSIIARYGVTILYTAPTAIRAFMKWGVEHPQRHDLSTLRLLGSVGEPINPEAWMWYREHIGGDRCPVVDTWWQTETGSIVISPLPGLTATKPGSATQALPGYSAKLMDAAANELTSGGGLLVLTKPWPSMLRTIWGDDARYVQTYFSKWPGRPDLYFAGDGAKLDADGYFWLLGRVDDVLNVAGHRIGTMEVESALVEHPAVAEAAVVGKAHDLKGQAVCAFVTLRDGFQKSSSLRDELREFVAKKIGALARPDDVLFSADLPKTRSGKIMRRLLRDIAEGRALGDTTTLADPNVVASLKEQYEADEG; encoded by the coding sequence ATGCAAGAGATCCGCGACCTGCTCGTCGAGAATCGCTCCTTCCCGCCCGCGCCGGAGTTCAGCGCGCAGGCCCACGTCCACGACCGTAGCCGACACAAAGCGGCTGACCGGGACTTCATCCACTACTGGGCAGAGCAGGCAGCCACGCTGCGGTGGACCAAGCCCTGGGAACGCGTGCTCGACTGGCAACCACCACACGCCAAGTGGTTCATCGGCGGCCAACTCAACGTCAGCGAGAACTGCCTCGATCGGCATCTCGCCGGGGCGCTGCGCAACAAGGCGGCCATCATCTGGGAAGGCGAGCCCGGCGACCGGCGCACGCTCACCTACTGGGAGCTCGCGCGCGAGGTGCGCTGCTTCGCCAACGTGCTCAAGTCACTGGGCGTCACGAAAGGCGACCGCGTCGGCATCTATCTGCCGCTGATTCCCGAAGCGGCCGTGGCGATGCTGGCCTGTGCGCGCATCGGCGCCATCCACTCGGTGGTCTTTGGCGGCTTCTCGCCCGAGAGCCTGCGCGACCGGATGAACGACGCCGAGGCCAAGGTTGTGATTACCGCCGATGGCGGGTATCGTCGCGGGCAGGTCGTGCCGCTCAAGCGCAACACCGACAAGGCGCTCGAAGGATGCCCCAGCGTGCAGCACGTGGTCGTGGTGCAGCGCCGCGCGGGCGGGCCGATCGGCGAGGCGCACGTGGATATGCAGGAGGGCCGCGACCACTGGTACCACCGCCTGATGCAGCACGCCAACGATCAGTGCGCGCCGGAGCCGATGGACGCCGAGGACGTGCTGTTCATCCTCTACACCTCCGGTACGACGGGCAAGCCGAAGGGCATCGTGCACACCACCGGCGGTTACCTCACCGGCGTCGCCAGTTCGACGAAGATGGTGTTCGACCTCAAAGACGACGATGTGTTCTGGTGTACGGCCGACGTCGGCTGGATCACCGGCCACAGCTACCTCGTGTACGGACCCCTGGCCAACGGCGCCACCTGCGTGATGTACGAAGGCGCGCCCGACTGGCCGGAGCGCGACCGCTTCTGGAGCATCATCGCGCGCTACGGGGTGACCATCCTCTACACCGCGCCCACGGCCATCCGCGCCTTTATGAAGTGGGGCGTGGAGCACCCGCAGCGGCACGACCTCTCGACGCTGCGCCTGCTCGGCTCCGTCGGCGAACCGATCAATCCTGAAGCCTGGATGTGGTACCGCGAGCACATCGGCGGCGACCGCTGCCCGGTGGTGGACACCTGGTGGCAGACGGAGACGGGCTCAATCGTCATCTCGCCGCTGCCCGGGCTCACCGCCACTAAGCCCGGCTCGGCGACGCAGGCCCTCCCCGGCTACTCCGCCAAGCTGATGGATGCGGCGGCCAACGAACTCACGAGTGGCGGTGGCCTGTTGGTGCTCACCAAGCCGTGGCCGTCGATGCTGCGCACCATCTGGGGCGACGACGCCCGCTATGTGCAGACGTACTTCTCCAAGTGGCCGGGCCGCCCGGACCTCTACTTTGCCGGCGACGGCGCCAAGCTCGACGCCGACGGCTACTTCTGGCTGCTCGGGCGTGTGGACGACGTGCTCAACGTGGCCGGACACCGCATCGGCACGATGGAAGTGGAGTCGGCGCTGGTCGAACATCCGGCGGTGGCCGAAGCGGCGGTGGTCGGCAAGGCGCACGACCTCAAGGGCCAGGCCGTCTGCGCCTTCGTCACGCTGCGCGACGGTTTCCAGAAGAGTTCATCGCTGCGCGATGAGCTGCGTGAGTTCGTGGCCAAGAAGATCGGCGCGCTCGCGCGGCCGGACGACGTGCTCTTCTCGGCGGACCTGCCGAAGACGCGCTCGGGCAAGATTATGCGGCGGCTATTGCGAGACATCGCCGAGGGCCGTGCACTGGGTGATACGACAACGTTGGCGGATCCGAACGTGGTGGCGTCGCTGAAGGAGCAGTACGAGGCCGACGAGGGCTGA